The following are encoded in a window of Methylicorpusculum oleiharenae genomic DNA:
- a CDS encoding FKBP-type peptidyl-prolyl cis-trans isomerase, which produces MSKLYTRAFSIFAALLIGFTVFSIANATTPEENKAAGIAFLAENAKKPTIKTTPSGLQYEIVTEGAGASPAATDSVTVHYKGTTIDGAEFDSSYSRGAPATFPLNRVIAGWTEGVQLMKEGAKYRFYIPAELAYGTRGAGPKIGPNSALIFDIELIKVE; this is translated from the coding sequence GTGAGTAAACTTTATACCCGCGCTTTTTCGATTTTTGCCGCCCTACTGATAGGATTTACTGTGTTTTCCATAGCCAACGCAACCACACCGGAAGAAAATAAAGCGGCAGGCATCGCGTTTCTAGCCGAAAATGCCAAAAAACCCACCATAAAAACAACCCCAAGCGGTTTGCAATATGAGATAGTCACTGAAGGCGCAGGTGCATCACCCGCAGCAACTGACAGTGTCACTGTTCATTACAAAGGCACCACGATCGATGGCGCTGAGTTTGACAGTTCATACAGCCGCGGTGCACCTGCTACTTTTCCGTTAAACAGAGTGATTGCCGGCTGGACAGAAGGCGTTCAACTGATGAAAGAAGGGGCAAAATACCGTTTCTACATTCCTGCTGAATTAGCTTACGGAACCAGAGGAGCCGGCCCTAAAATCGGTCCTAATTCCGCTTTGATTTTCGATATCGAGCTGATTAAAGTCGAATAA
- a CDS encoding HvfX family Cu-binding RiPP maturation protein, with the protein MNLKEIDYKHLFERCLQSTHLFNNWLDKSRYVDFIVLLALRLYLVPVLWMAGSKKFMNFTETAEWFGNSDSGLGLPLPYLMVFLVALIEVLGAVFLLIGFSVRVISIPLMVIMIVAGVMVHLKNGWLAIATGSGLFATDRTRSAIESLEQAKSILQQFSNYDVLTENGSFVVLNNGIEFAATYFIMLLVLFFYGGGRYVSIDYWLSMRYKQDE; encoded by the coding sequence ATGAATTTGAAAGAGATTGACTATAAGCATCTATTCGAAAGATGTCTGCAGAGTACACATCTGTTTAATAACTGGTTAGATAAATCACGTTATGTTGATTTTATTGTTTTATTGGCATTACGTCTTTATCTTGTCCCTGTTTTGTGGATGGCAGGATCAAAAAAGTTTATGAATTTTACCGAGACTGCCGAGTGGTTCGGTAATAGCGACTCGGGACTGGGATTGCCTTTACCTTATTTGATGGTATTTTTGGTAGCATTGATAGAAGTGTTGGGCGCTGTTTTCCTGCTGATTGGCTTTAGTGTTCGGGTTATTTCAATTCCGCTGATGGTCATCATGATAGTTGCAGGCGTTATGGTGCATCTTAAAAATGGCTGGCTGGCTATCGCAACAGGGTCAGGACTTTTTGCAACAGACAGAACGCGCTCAGCCATTGAAAGTTTGGAACAGGCAAAATCAATTTTGCAGCAATTCAGTAACTACGATGTATTGACAGAAAATGGAAGTTTCGTTGTCTTGAATAACGGAATTGAATTTGCGGCGACCTATTTTATTATGCTGCTGGTTTTGTTTTTTTACGGTGGTGGCCGTTATGTTTCAATCGATTATTGGCTGTCAATGCGTTACAAACAGGATGAATGA
- the yccX gene encoding acylphosphatase, with amino-acid sequence MLKQVRILVSGRVQGVYFRAFTQKKAKNLGITGYAKNLSDGRVEIVASGSEDAVDQLIKWCYKGPITARVDHVETESLNGEAIPPGFNVS; translated from the coding sequence ATGCTAAAACAAGTCAGGATATTGGTGTCAGGGCGAGTGCAAGGCGTTTATTTTCGAGCCTTTACCCAAAAGAAAGCCAAGAATCTCGGTATTACAGGGTATGCGAAAAATCTTTCCGATGGCCGAGTTGAAATCGTTGCATCAGGCTCAGAAGATGCCGTTGATCAATTGATCAAGTGGTGCTACAAAGGCCCCATCACTGCGCGTGTTGATCATGTTGAAACTGAATCACTGAACGGGGAAGCTATTCCTCCCGGTTTCAATGTGAGTTAA
- a CDS encoding bifunctional acetate--CoA ligase family protein/GNAT family N-acetyltransferase: MGPHYLSPFFTPRSVAVVGATERPESVGHRIMINMQEAGFSGGLYPVNPNRDTICGLKAYPDLAAIPEKIELAVIATPAQTVPGIIRQCGEKSIGSVIIISAGFGEQDTAGKHLQQEVLDIAHRYSIRIIGPNCLGIIRPNGHLNATFGDGVIKDGNLALLSQSGAVCTAILDWAQSMDIGFSTVVSMGGAADVDFGEVLDYLALDSKTTGILMYVEGIRDARRFLSGLKAAARLKPVILIKSGRHESGCKAAMSHTGAMIGGDDVFDAAIERAGVVRAYSIAQLFSAARVLANNYTVKQNRLAIITNAGGPGVMSTDRAEEVGVKMAELSDASLEALNKVLPPHWSHANPVDILGDATPERYKNALEICLKDKNIDGALIILTPQAMTDSKQVAELIISASKTTQKPVLASWTGGNRVQEGRRLFDNSRVAHFSTPEVAVDAFSFLARYTQNQILLKQIPSAQNEQVTHDVEGSRLIIERVLAEGRQVMTAQESKAILAAFKIPVNHTVKVDNAKEAIIAAETLGFPVALKVNMSQFSHKSDIGGVRLNINSAKDVSMHYTEMENLIKQKYPDVDEVTMTIEPMHRSYSGRELMIGVIRDPVFGPAISVGLGGTMVEILNDKAVALPPLNEYMVEQMIAKTKAAKYLKPFRQLPAANIKALVNTLLSVSSMVSELPEILELDINPLIVDDRGVMAVDARIKVQISHQLSPYSHMTIHPYPHELIHYYQLPTGANICIRPVRPEDADMEKDFVHRLSERTKYFRFMQALQELTPEMVVRFTQIDYDREIAFIAVTEEKGKSKELGVGRYMTNPDGHSVEFALVVSDDCHGMGIGTRLMKTLMQTAKYKGLSFFEGEVLAINKPMLSLVKKLGFSIEPVPGDKEVVRVVKDLRM, from the coding sequence ATGGGTCCCCATTACCTGAGTCCATTTTTCACCCCTAGAAGCGTCGCTGTCGTAGGGGCTACGGAGCGGCCTGAAAGCGTGGGCCACCGGATCATGATCAACATGCAAGAGGCCGGCTTTAGCGGCGGGCTTTATCCCGTCAATCCGAACCGCGACACGATCTGCGGCTTAAAAGCCTATCCTGACTTGGCTGCAATACCTGAAAAAATTGAATTGGCCGTTATTGCGACACCGGCACAGACTGTGCCCGGGATTATCCGTCAATGTGGAGAAAAATCAATTGGCTCAGTCATCATCATCTCTGCCGGTTTTGGTGAGCAGGACACTGCCGGCAAACATTTGCAGCAAGAAGTTCTCGATATTGCGCATCGCTACAGCATTAGAATTATCGGGCCTAATTGCCTGGGTATCATTCGTCCAAACGGGCACCTGAATGCCACTTTTGGCGATGGCGTCATTAAAGACGGAAATCTGGCGCTACTTTCACAATCTGGCGCAGTATGCACCGCCATTCTGGATTGGGCTCAATCCATGGATATAGGCTTTTCGACTGTCGTCTCTATGGGAGGCGCGGCGGATGTAGATTTTGGAGAAGTGCTGGATTATCTTGCGTTAGACAGCAAAACTACCGGAATTTTGATGTATGTCGAGGGTATCAGGGATGCAAGGCGCTTTTTAAGCGGATTGAAAGCGGCAGCCCGGCTGAAACCGGTTATCTTGATCAAATCAGGGCGCCATGAAAGTGGCTGTAAAGCGGCTATGTCTCATACCGGAGCCATGATAGGAGGTGATGACGTTTTTGATGCCGCGATTGAAAGAGCCGGCGTGGTAAGAGCTTACAGTATCGCCCAACTGTTTTCTGCCGCAAGGGTGCTGGCCAACAACTATACGGTTAAACAAAATCGTCTGGCCATCATCACGAACGCGGGGGGACCCGGTGTCATGAGTACCGACCGCGCAGAGGAAGTCGGCGTGAAAATGGCTGAACTGAGCGATGCGAGTCTGGAAGCACTCAACAAGGTATTGCCGCCTCACTGGTCTCATGCAAATCCGGTTGACATTCTAGGTGATGCTACGCCTGAACGTTATAAAAACGCGCTGGAGATCTGCCTTAAGGACAAAAATATAGACGGTGCACTGATTATTTTAACGCCGCAAGCAATGACGGATTCCAAACAGGTTGCGGAATTAATTATCAGCGCGTCCAAAACCACACAAAAGCCTGTTCTGGCTTCCTGGACGGGTGGCAATCGGGTACAGGAAGGACGACGTCTCTTTGACAACAGCCGGGTTGCCCACTTCAGTACTCCGGAAGTTGCGGTTGATGCCTTCTCTTTTTTGGCGCGATACACACAAAATCAAATTCTGTTAAAGCAAATACCCTCGGCCCAAAACGAACAGGTTACCCATGATGTTGAGGGCTCACGACTGATCATTGAACGCGTTCTGGCTGAAGGACGTCAGGTTATGACTGCGCAGGAATCAAAAGCTATCCTGGCGGCATTTAAAATTCCGGTCAACCACACTGTCAAGGTGGATAACGCCAAGGAAGCCATTATCGCCGCAGAAACCTTGGGCTTTCCTGTGGCGCTGAAAGTGAATATGTCTCAGTTCTCACATAAATCCGATATCGGGGGCGTGCGGCTTAATATCAACAGCGCCAAAGATGTATCCATGCACTATACGGAGATGGAGAACCTGATCAAACAAAAATACCCGGATGTCGATGAAGTGACGATGACCATCGAGCCGATGCATCGCTCTTACAGTGGCAGAGAACTGATGATAGGCGTCATCAGAGACCCTGTTTTCGGGCCAGCAATATCGGTGGGCCTGGGTGGAACGATGGTAGAAATTCTCAATGATAAGGCGGTGGCATTACCACCTTTGAATGAGTATATGGTTGAGCAAATGATTGCCAAAACCAAAGCGGCAAAATACCTCAAACCCTTCCGGCAATTACCGGCAGCGAATATAAAAGCTCTGGTTAACACCTTGCTCAGCGTATCCAGCATGGTCAGCGAATTACCCGAAATTTTGGAACTTGATATCAATCCGCTCATCGTAGATGACCGGGGTGTCATGGCGGTCGACGCCCGGATTAAAGTGCAGATATCGCATCAGCTGTCGCCGTACAGCCATATGACGATTCACCCTTACCCGCATGAATTAATCCACTATTATCAGTTACCGACCGGTGCCAACATTTGTATCAGACCTGTCCGGCCTGAAGATGCCGATATGGAGAAAGACTTTGTCCATCGTCTTTCCGAACGCACCAAATATTTCCGTTTTATGCAGGCATTGCAAGAATTAACGCCTGAAATGGTCGTGCGGTTTACTCAAATCGATTATGACCGCGAAATTGCCTTTATCGCAGTGACCGAGGAAAAAGGGAAATCCAAAGAACTTGGCGTCGGCCGTTATATGACCAATCCCGATGGGCATTCGGTCGAGTTCGCATTAGTTGTGTCGGATGATTGTCACGGCATGGGTATCGGAACCCGTTTGATGAAAACATTAATGCAGACGGCAAAATATAAAGGCTTATCCTTTTTCGAAGGCGAAGTCCTGGCAATCAATAAGCCCATGTTATCATTAGTAAAAAAACTGGGATTCTCGATTGAGCCGGTTCCCGGCGATAAAGAAGTTGTTCGTGTGGTAAAAGACCTCAGGATGTAG
- the rlmKL gene encoding bifunctional 23S rRNA (guanine(2069)-N(7))-methyltransferase RlmK/23S rRNA (guanine(2445)-N(2))-methyltransferase RlmL, translated as MNTFQLFATTPKAMEQILAEELKQLGITDAKLTVAGVAFEGSLETAYRVCLWSRIANRVLLVLSSFPVNHQDDLYNGVKQINWFEHMKPDDSMAVTFSAKNSKAINNTHFGALKVKDAIVDQMRAKFNKRPNIDTEQPTIRINVYLNGENAQLSLDLSGESLHKRGYRDTQVKAPIKENLAAAILLRAGWPDIAKQNGTLIDPMCGSGTLLVEAAMMAADYAPGLLRTHYGFLGWKKHDAALWQNLLSEAELRKNTGIEKLPVIAGFDKSSQSINAALTHIDNAGLSRKIHVERRDIVDAEPAADWQPGLLVCNPPYGERLGDEDSTSELYRQFGDILKSRFTGWRVALIISNSELGFRLGIRSQKPITLYNGALECTLLRLTVDETAFFIPKPKNREEKLFQLAQNTPSESVDNSAEMFSNRVRKNLKKLTKWAKLQNIHCYRVYDADLPEYAVAVDLYQGDKTWINVQEYEPPKTIDPDKADQRLASVIAEIPKLFSIPADQVFLKIRRKKQNKDQYEKQGDQGRFHVIEEAGCKLLVNFEDYLDTGLFLDHRPIRARIQREAKGKRFLNLFAYTGSATVHAAMGGAQSTTTVDMSKTYLDWAQKNLALNGIKGNHEIIQADCKTWLQTEADRLYKKRQYDLIFLDPPTFSNSKRMEDVFDIQNDHVELISDAAALLATTGVLYFSTNFRRFKMDHEALSGLVIEDISAATLPDDFARNPKIHYCWRIQKC; from the coding sequence ATGAATACGTTTCAATTGTTTGCCACTACACCCAAAGCCATGGAGCAGATTCTGGCTGAGGAACTTAAACAATTAGGTATAACTGATGCCAAGTTAACAGTAGCCGGTGTTGCCTTTGAAGGCTCACTGGAAACCGCTTACCGGGTCTGCCTGTGGTCTAGAATTGCCAACCGGGTTTTACTGGTACTGAGCAGCTTTCCTGTCAACCATCAGGATGATCTGTATAACGGCGTAAAACAAATCAACTGGTTCGAACATATGAAACCGGACGATTCAATGGCGGTGACTTTCAGCGCCAAAAACTCCAAAGCAATAAACAACACGCACTTTGGTGCGCTTAAAGTCAAAGATGCTATCGTCGACCAAATGCGCGCCAAATTCAACAAACGCCCCAATATAGACACGGAACAACCGACAATACGCATCAATGTCTATCTGAATGGCGAAAACGCGCAATTGAGCCTGGATCTTTCCGGAGAAAGCTTACATAAAAGGGGCTATCGTGATACGCAAGTCAAGGCGCCGATAAAAGAAAATCTGGCCGCCGCCATCCTGCTGCGCGCTGGGTGGCCTGACATAGCCAAACAAAACGGTACACTGATAGACCCGATGTGCGGCTCAGGTACCTTACTGGTCGAAGCCGCAATGATGGCGGCTGATTATGCGCCCGGCTTGCTGAGAACGCATTATGGCTTTTTAGGCTGGAAAAAACATGACGCCGCATTATGGCAAAATTTGCTCAGTGAAGCGGAATTACGCAAAAACACCGGCATTGAAAAACTGCCGGTCATTGCCGGTTTTGATAAAAGCAGCCAAAGTATCAATGCGGCATTGACGCATATCGATAACGCCGGCTTGAGCCGGAAAATTCATGTCGAACGCCGTGACATTGTCGATGCAGAGCCCGCAGCCGACTGGCAACCGGGATTGCTGGTGTGCAATCCACCGTATGGCGAACGCTTGGGGGATGAGGACTCAACATCCGAACTTTACCGGCAATTCGGCGATATATTAAAAAGCCGCTTTACAGGCTGGCGAGTCGCACTGATTATCAGCAACTCAGAACTTGGCTTCAGGCTGGGCATACGCTCACAAAAACCCATCACACTTTATAATGGAGCCCTGGAATGCACACTGTTGCGCCTTACAGTGGATGAGACTGCGTTCTTTATACCGAAGCCCAAAAACAGAGAAGAAAAGCTGTTTCAACTTGCTCAAAACACCCCGTCTGAATCAGTCGACAACAGCGCTGAAATGTTTTCCAACCGGGTAAGAAAAAACCTTAAAAAACTGACGAAATGGGCAAAGCTGCAGAATATTCATTGTTATCGCGTTTATGATGCAGATCTGCCGGAATATGCTGTCGCAGTTGACCTATACCAAGGTGATAAAACCTGGATTAATGTTCAGGAATATGAACCGCCAAAAACGATAGACCCAGACAAAGCCGATCAGCGGCTGGCCAGCGTTATAGCAGAAATACCCAAGCTGTTTTCGATTCCCGCTGATCAGGTTTTTTTGAAAATCAGGCGTAAAAAGCAAAACAAGGATCAGTATGAAAAGCAGGGCGATCAAGGCCGGTTTCATGTCATTGAAGAAGCGGGATGTAAACTGCTGGTCAATTTTGAAGATTACCTGGACACGGGCTTGTTCTTGGACCACAGGCCGATCCGTGCCAGAATTCAGCGGGAAGCCAAAGGCAAACGTTTTCTGAATCTGTTTGCTTATACCGGGAGCGCTACGGTTCATGCGGCAATGGGCGGCGCTCAGTCGACTACCACCGTCGACATGTCAAAAACCTACCTGGATTGGGCTCAGAAAAATCTGGCGTTGAATGGCATAAAAGGCAACCACGAAATTATTCAGGCCGATTGCAAAACCTGGTTACAGACTGAAGCGGACCGGCTCTATAAAAAACGGCAATACGATCTCATATTTCTGGATCCTCCTACATTTTCCAACTCAAAACGGATGGAAGATGTGTTCGATATTCAAAACGATCATGTAGAATTGATTTCAGATGCCGCAGCGCTTTTGGCTACGACGGGTGTACTCTATTTTTCCACTAACTTTCGACGCTTTAAAATGGACCATGAGGCACTCTCGGGACTGGTGATCGAAGATATATCGGCAGCAACACTGCCGGATGATTTTGCCAGAAATCCAAAAATCCATTATTGCTGGAGAATTCAAAAATGCTAA
- a CDS encoding cytochrome P460 family protein, translating to MSVKSKWLFPWLIPAMMFAFAQPVASEQTNTQPAPNGLQIPKNYKDWPVLGISHRTDKNSLRVILGNSVAIKAARSGQTNPWPDGTILAKLVWKDSEHPLWPAATVPGDKEHIEFMFKDSKKFKANDGWGYARWVGKDQKPYGTNAQFDHECHSCHTSAKESDFVFTRPVKLP from the coding sequence ATGTCTGTTAAATCCAAGTGGCTTTTCCCGTGGCTGATACCTGCCATGATGTTCGCATTTGCACAACCGGTTGCGAGTGAACAAACAAATACTCAGCCAGCACCTAACGGCTTACAAATTCCAAAAAACTATAAGGACTGGCCGGTTTTAGGCATCTCGCATAGAACCGATAAAAACTCATTACGGGTCATTCTGGGTAATAGTGTAGCGATCAAGGCGGCCCGTAGCGGTCAAACCAATCCTTGGCCGGACGGCACAATCCTGGCCAAACTGGTATGGAAGGACAGCGAACATCCGCTCTGGCCGGCCGCTACAGTTCCTGGCGATAAAGAACATATTGAATTTATGTTTAAAGACAGCAAAAAGTTTAAGGCCAATGATGGCTGGGGCTATGCGCGCTGGGTAGGAAAGGATCAAAAACCCTACGGAACGAACGCTCAGTTTGACCATGAATGCCATAGCTGCCATACCAGCGCAAAAGAGTCAGACTTTGTTTTTACCCGACCCGTCAAACTGCCTTAA
- the msrP gene encoding protein-methionine-sulfoxide reductase catalytic subunit MsrP, which produces MIKTKAAIPEREVTDQRVFAARRAIIKAAAGAATLSFLPGESVAEQKKYAKVPIGPYSADLKPNDFEDVAGYTNYYEFSTNKTDSSVLAQRLTTRPWTITVEGECEKPGVFDLDDILKNNPLEQRIYRFRCVEAWSMVVPWIGFPLAGLLKQFKPTSKARFVEFTTLYNPFVMVGQKSKVLEWPYKEGLRIDEAMHPLTLMATGMYDDELPKQNGAPLRLIVPWKYGFKSIKAIVKIKFQESMPQTAWNKSASNEYGFYANVNPSVPHPRWSQSRERVLGAGVFTPKRATELFNGYGSEVASIYVGMDLKSNF; this is translated from the coding sequence ATAATCAAAACGAAAGCCGCAATTCCTGAGCGAGAAGTTACCGATCAACGTGTTTTTGCTGCACGCAGGGCCATTATTAAAGCCGCCGCCGGAGCGGCTACTCTCTCTTTTCTGCCGGGCGAATCAGTGGCGGAGCAAAAAAAATATGCCAAAGTGCCGATAGGGCCTTATTCTGCTGATCTGAAGCCCAATGATTTTGAAGATGTTGCCGGTTACACCAATTACTACGAATTTTCGACGAATAAAACAGATTCAAGTGTGCTTGCCCAACGGCTGACGACGCGTCCATGGACGATTACCGTGGAAGGTGAATGCGAAAAGCCGGGAGTATTTGATCTGGATGATATTCTCAAAAATAATCCACTGGAGCAGCGTATTTACCGGTTCCGTTGTGTTGAAGCCTGGTCGATGGTTGTACCCTGGATAGGTTTTCCGCTAGCCGGTCTTTTAAAACAGTTTAAGCCCACCTCAAAAGCCAGGTTTGTTGAATTTACAACGCTTTATAACCCCTTCGTAATGGTTGGGCAGAAAAGTAAAGTGCTGGAATGGCCTTATAAAGAAGGCTTGAGAATTGATGAGGCGATGCATCCACTGACGTTAATGGCAACCGGGATGTATGATGACGAATTGCCCAAACAAAACGGTGCGCCACTGAGATTGATTGTGCCGTGGAAATATGGTTTCAAAAGTATTAAGGCGATCGTAAAAATCAAATTTCAGGAAAGCATGCCTCAAACCGCGTGGAACAAAAGTGCGTCTAATGAATACGGGTTTTATGCCAATGTCAATCCCAGCGTACCTCATCCTCGCTGGAGTCAGAGCCGTGAACGGGTCCTGGGAGCAGGCGTTTTTACGCCTAAAAGAGCCACCGAACTTTTTAACGGATACGGCTCGGAGGTGGCTTCGATCTATGTGGGTATGGATTTGAAGAGCAATTTCTGA
- a CDS encoding DUF5765 domain-containing protein: MCFSANMSLGLGIAGLVASSLTIMDKEEAFWVRFARAYAIFHFSLMEFIQYFAYPVADQCGYGTNLLLSELSAYHISLQAFAIMPALATYSTDRDALKKAAMIGTSMSICFLMFTQLPNDWQLFGIAPNFIGKMFSCLFMGQYHIGYAISSAFGLIVTHGSLFALAFSGFLWENNWKISSYHLVMAIMTLFMPQWLLGVSTGEAAAIYCFYSIPITASFMPAFKKYFEAQPKNQSVYSYENE; encoded by the coding sequence ATGTGTTTTAGTGCAAATATGTCTTTGGGACTCGGTATCGCGGGGCTGGTTGCTTCAAGTCTAACAATCATGGATAAGGAAGAGGCTTTTTGGGTTCGCTTCGCTAGAGCTTATGCGATTTTTCATTTTTCTTTGATGGAATTTATTCAATACTTTGCTTATCCGGTTGCGGACCAATGTGGTTATGGGACCAATTTATTGTTGAGCGAATTATCTGCTTACCATATCAGTTTACAGGCGTTTGCCATTATGCCGGCTTTAGCAACCTATTCAACCGATAGAGATGCTCTTAAGAAAGCGGCAATGATAGGCACTTCAATGAGTATTTGCTTTTTGATGTTCACGCAATTGCCCAATGATTGGCAGTTATTTGGTATTGCGCCTAATTTTATCGGTAAGATGTTTTCATGTTTGTTCATGGGGCAGTATCACATCGGTTATGCCATTTCAAGCGCCTTTGGACTGATTGTTACCCATGGCTCCTTATTTGCGTTGGCATTCAGCGGATTTCTTTGGGAAAATAACTGGAAAATTTCATCCTACCATTTGGTGATGGCCATCATGACCTTGTTTATGCCGCAATGGTTACTCGGTGTTTCAACGGGAGAAGCGGCGGCAATCTATTGTTTTTACTCAATTCCTATTACAGCCAGTTTTATGCCTGCTTTCAAAAAGTATTTTGAGGCTCAGCCGAAAAACCAGTCTGTCTATAGTTATGAAAATGAATAG
- a CDS encoding FHA domain-containing protein: MNDDKTVIKPTLSANAAVVDEDRTVIFKPDALNVSLVGSQGETIATYSFSGRFTAGRSLDNSIVIKSDVVSRHHLEVKWENGGWWIFNLQSANGLYINGRLIQQKEKLNLPCSVAVGLSGIQLKIQLAKHAENADQTQVKVLLAEPLPVEKSHAARNLSQDHIKARLLAEEAADDMGDYTLMVRKLIHEDRVVRKKGYKKIIGVLGSLFLLSAGLVAYQQIALNNARTLAIDMFYDIKMLEVGLSQADIRLEESAETLEKTLRAISTEKLRIEQEQLKLEQEKLAAERKRMLQDRERLANMKAKYRQYVEEANSLRLRFPTKAQYEEELIAKVARELGESELELPEDFVLEVRKYIQYWQSSSRIQNAIETLEKNSLLPIVINTLKKHGMPLYFIYLPLQESNYDTYAIGPETKYGVAKGAWQLLASTAQQYGVEPGPLANVPEYDELDGRFDFNQATQAGIKYLRYIYSTEAQASGLLVMASYNYGDNRVKGMINRMPDNPREKNFWKFLQQYELPKETKDYVFYIFSAAVIGEDPQHFGFKFNPPLFNASP; this comes from the coding sequence ATGAATGACGACAAAACCGTTATTAAACCCACTTTATCGGCCAACGCCGCAGTGGTTGACGAAGATCGTACCGTGATATTTAAACCGGACGCGCTAAATGTAAGCTTGGTGGGCTCTCAGGGTGAAACCATTGCCACCTACTCATTTTCCGGCCGATTTACGGCAGGCCGTTCGTTGGATAATTCTATTGTTATCAAAAGCGATGTGGTCAGCCGTCATCACCTGGAAGTTAAATGGGAAAACGGCGGATGGTGGATTTTTAATCTGCAAAGTGCGAATGGCCTTTATATCAACGGCAGACTGATTCAACAAAAAGAAAAACTAAATCTGCCCTGCTCTGTTGCAGTGGGTCTTTCCGGTATTCAACTAAAAATCCAACTGGCAAAACACGCTGAGAATGCCGATCAGACGCAAGTTAAAGTCTTACTTGCTGAACCTTTGCCTGTTGAAAAGAGCCATGCGGCACGAAATTTATCTCAAGACCACATCAAAGCGCGCTTACTCGCCGAGGAAGCGGCAGACGATATGGGTGACTATACATTGATGGTTCGCAAGCTGATCCATGAAGACCGGGTCGTTCGAAAAAAGGGTTATAAAAAAATTATAGGGGTCTTAGGAAGTTTATTTTTGTTGTCCGCTGGATTGGTAGCCTATCAGCAGATTGCTCTGAACAATGCCCGCACACTGGCGATTGACATGTTCTATGACATCAAAATGCTGGAAGTCGGTTTATCGCAGGCCGATATCAGGCTAGAAGAAAGTGCGGAAACACTGGAAAAGACCCTGCGGGCCATCAGTACTGAAAAGTTGAGGATCGAACAGGAACAACTGAAATTGGAACAGGAAAAACTGGCTGCGGAAAGAAAACGCATGCTTCAGGACCGGGAAAGATTGGCGAATATGAAAGCCAAATACCGCCAGTATGTTGAAGAAGCCAACTCCTTACGCTTAAGGTTTCCAACAAAAGCCCAATACGAGGAAGAATTGATTGCGAAGGTCGCCAGGGAACTGGGGGAAAGCGAATTAGAACTGCCTGAAGACTTTGTGCTTGAAGTGAGAAAATATATTCAATACTGGCAAAGTTCGTCAAGAATCCAAAACGCGATAGAAACACTGGAAAAAAACAGTTTACTGCCGATTGTGATCAACACCCTCAAAAAACACGGGATGCCGCTCTATTTTATTTATTTACCCCTTCAGGAAAGTAATTACGATACTTATGCAATTGGCCCGGAAACTAAATATGGCGTTGCCAAAGGCGCCTGGCAACTGCTGGCAAGTACGGCGCAGCAATACGGCGTTGAACCGGGACCTTTGGCAAACGTGCCAGAGTATGATGAACTGGACGGCCGCTTCGATTTTAATCAAGCCACGCAAGCCGGTATAAAATATTTGAGGTATATCTACAGCACAGAGGCTCAAGCCTCAGGATTACTGGTTATGGCAAGTTACAACTACGGTGATAACCGGGTGAAGGGAATGATTAATAGAATGCCGGATAACCCACGCGAGAAAAACTTCTGGAAATTTCTTCAGCAATATGAACTGCCGAAAGAAACCAAAGACTATGTGTTTTATATTTTTTCCGCTGCCGTAATAGGCGAAGATCCGCAGCATTTCGGATTTAAATTCAATCCTCCTTTGTTTAATGCAAGCCCATAA
- a CDS encoding cupin domain-containing protein: protein MTNIFANIPAQIPEEIIENLMNNDIIKIERIISNGHITPYEEWYDQSHDEWILILQGQALLRYEESTQPLKLVKGDYLLIPAHQKHRVEWTSPDELTIWLAIHWKAR from the coding sequence ATGACAAATATTTTTGCCAACATCCCCGCCCAAATACCCGAGGAAATTATCGAAAATCTGATGAATAACGACATTATCAAAATTGAACGCATCATATCCAATGGTCATATCACTCCTTATGAAGAATGGTACGACCAAAGCCATGACGAATGGATATTGATACTGCAGGGCCAAGCGTTGCTGCGTTATGAAGAGTCGACTCAACCGCTAAAACTGGTAAAGGGAGACTATCTGCTGATACCTGCCCATCAAAAGCACCGGGTTGAGTGGACATCGCCGGATGAACTGACTATTTGGCTGGCTATCCACTGGAAAGCTCGCTAA